From a single bacterium genomic region:
- a CDS encoding transglycosylase SLT domain-containing protein, with protein sequence MDSSQPKADRAEPPSGAPPPEAAWHALGSTLSPRGRRVSTWVLVALGALLVIDAPPVRFERAQGVITADEELAATRGAVGAALRAHLRDRRSALSEEETERVIEAVLRSSRRYELDPYLVTAVLIVESDARPWAESGKGAIGLMQVMPYMAEKLPLSGNLATIESNVEAGCFILADNIRRLGEARGISSYFWGRRIRGVAYLQKVQRARARVRAASAG encoded by the coding sequence GTGGATTCGTCGCAGCCGAAAGCGGACCGAGCGGAGCCGCCGTCCGGTGCTCCGCCGCCCGAGGCCGCCTGGCACGCCCTCGGCAGTACGCTCTCGCCGCGGGGCCGACGGGTCTCGACCTGGGTGCTGGTGGCGCTGGGCGCGCTGCTGGTGATCGACGCGCCGCCCGTCCGATTCGAGCGCGCGCAGGGCGTGATCACCGCCGACGAGGAGCTCGCCGCGACCCGCGGCGCCGTCGGAGCGGCCCTTCGCGCCCATCTTCGCGACCGCCGTTCGGCCCTCTCCGAGGAGGAGACCGAGCGCGTGATCGAGGCCGTCCTGCGAAGCAGTCGCCGCTACGAGCTCGACCCCTATCTCGTGACGGCGGTGCTGATCGTGGAGAGCGATGCGCGGCCCTGGGCCGAGAGCGGGAAGGGGGCGATCGGTCTGATGCAGGTGATGCCCTACATGGCCGAGAAGCTGCCGCTGTCGGGCAACCTCGCGACGATCGAGAGCAACGTCGAGGCGGGCTGCTTCATTCTCGCCGACAACATCCGTCGGCTCGGCGAAGCGCGGGGGATCTCGAGCTATTTCTGGGGGCGCCGGATCCGCGGCGTCGCCTATCTCCAGAAAGTGCAGCGCGCCCGTGCGCGCGTCCGCGCGGCGAGTGCCGGCTGA
- the radC gene encoding DNA repair protein RadC: MRSRGAIEGGEAERGRQRSGAAPVPVRAGVSRRETPGGPRERLASVGASALAEAELVALLLRTGRRDQDAEAIARMLLGERGGLDGLATSTWVELANGPGIGPAKAASLAAAFEIARRLAEVPLVVGQPIGGPDDVERHFLPRLGRRDRESFHVLLLDGRHRLIAEDEVSVGTLTASLVHPREVFRGAVRAAAAAIVLVHNHPSGDPSPSAEDRSVTQRLAESGRLLGIEVLDHVVVARGGHFSFRAAGELGAPVP, translated from the coding sequence ATGCGGTCCAGAGGAGCGATCGAAGGGGGCGAGGCCGAGAGGGGGCGCCAGCGGAGCGGAGCCGCGCCGGTACCCGTCCGTGCCGGCGTCTCGCGACGCGAGACGCCCGGCGGGCCGAGGGAACGACTCGCGTCCGTCGGTGCATCGGCGCTCGCGGAGGCCGAGTTGGTCGCGCTCCTGTTGCGGACCGGGCGCCGGGACCAGGACGCCGAAGCGATCGCGCGGATGCTCCTCGGAGAACGGGGTGGGCTCGACGGGCTCGCGACCTCGACCTGGGTGGAGCTCGCGAACGGCCCGGGGATCGGGCCCGCGAAGGCGGCCAGCCTCGCGGCGGCCTTCGAGATCGCGCGGCGTCTCGCGGAGGTGCCGTTGGTGGTCGGTCAGCCGATCGGCGGGCCGGACGACGTGGAGCGCCACTTCCTGCCGCGGCTCGGTCGCCGCGATCGGGAGTCCTTTCACGTACTTCTGCTGGACGGCCGTCACCGGCTGATTGCCGAGGACGAGGTCTCGGTCGGAACGTTGACGGCGAGTCTGGTCCACCCGCGCGAGGTCTTCCGCGGGGCGGTGCGGGCCGCGGCGGCGGCGATCGTGCTCGTCCACAACCACCCGAGCGGCGACCCCAGCCCGAGCGCCGAGGATCGCTCGGTGACCCAGCGCCTGGCGGAATCGGGGCGTCTCCTGGGGATCGAAGTCCTCGACCACGTCGTGGTCGCCCGCGGCGGCCACTTCAGCTTCCGTGCGGCCGGCGAGCTGGGGGCGCCGGTTCCGTGA
- the moaC gene encoding cyclic pyranopterin monophosphate synthase MoaC translates to MGDELTHLDEQGRARMVNVGEKAVTHRVCIARGEVRMQPETLSRIVEGRVAKGDVLATARIAGIQAAKRTGEWIPLAHPMPIDSVEVVLEPSPEGDALRIEARVEAHWKTGVEMEALVAASAAGLTVYDMCKAVDREMVVDRVRLVAKQGGKSGVFVRDGEEVDLDG, encoded by the coding sequence ATGGGCGACGAGCTGACCCACCTCGATGAACAGGGCCGGGCGCGGATGGTGAACGTCGGCGAGAAGGCGGTGACCCACCGCGTCTGCATCGCCCGGGGCGAGGTCCGGATGCAACCCGAGACCCTCTCGCGGATCGTCGAGGGCCGCGTCGCGAAGGGCGACGTCCTGGCGACGGCGCGAATCGCGGGGATCCAGGCGGCCAAGCGGACCGGGGAGTGGATCCCGCTGGCGCATCCGATGCCGATCGACTCGGTCGAGGTCGTGCTCGAGCCCTCGCCGGAGGGCGACGCGCTCCGGATCGAAGCCCGAGTCGAGGCCCACTGGAAGACGGGGGTGGAGATGGAGGCGCTGGTCGCAGCGTCGGCGGCCGGGCTCACGGTCTACGATATGTGCAAGGCGGTCGACCGGGAGATGGTGGTCGACCGGGTCCGGCTCGTCGCCAAGCAGGGCGGCAAGAGCGGGGTCTTCGTGCGGGATGGCGAAGAGGTCGATCTGGACGGATAG
- a CDS encoding prolipoprotein diacylglyceryl transferase — MYPVLFTIPGLDWPISSFGAMMALGFLVGYWISLPRMKEEGLDPEDAANLLMVIMLGGVFGAKLYYAISFYLIYGDPFWASMFSRGGLVFYGGFIGGGLAGYLGCKYWQVPPIPLANAACISLAVGQAIGRVGCFLVGDDYGTASDLPWAVAFPNGLPPVHYPVHPTMLYETAWLLLGAGFLWSRRMKSASLMGEFLIINGIGRFAIEFWRLNARVALGLSEAQFIGLGLIVFGVVLILRARSQDADPVAASA, encoded by the coding sequence ATGTATCCGGTGCTCTTCACGATCCCGGGCCTCGATTGGCCCATCTCGAGCTTCGGCGCGATGATGGCCCTCGGGTTCCTCGTCGGATACTGGATCTCGCTTCCGCGCATGAAGGAAGAGGGACTCGACCCCGAGGACGCGGCCAACCTGCTGATGGTGATCATGCTGGGCGGCGTGTTCGGCGCGAAGCTCTACTACGCGATCAGCTTCTACCTGATCTACGGCGATCCGTTCTGGGCCTCGATGTTCAGCCGCGGCGGCCTGGTCTTCTACGGCGGCTTCATCGGCGGCGGCCTCGCGGGCTACCTGGGCTGCAAGTACTGGCAGGTCCCTCCGATCCCCCTCGCGAACGCGGCCTGCATCTCCCTGGCCGTCGGCCAGGCGATCGGCCGCGTCGGCTGTTTCCTGGTCGGCGACGACTACGGGACGGCCTCGGACCTGCCCTGGGCCGTGGCGTTCCCGAACGGCCTGCCGCCGGTGCACTACCCGGTCCATCCGACGATGCTCTACGAGACGGCGTGGCTCCTGCTCGGAGCCGGCTTCCTCTGGAGCCGGCGCATGAAGAGCGCGTCGCTGATGGGCGAGTTCCTGATCATCAACGGCATCGGCCGCTTCGCCATCGAGTTCTGGCGCCTGAACGCCCGCGTCGCCCTCGGCCTCTCCGAGGCCCAGTTCATCGGCCTCGGCCTGATCGTCTTCGGCGTCGTGCTGATCCTGCGCGCCCGGTCGCAGGACGCCGACCCGGTCGCCGCCTCCGCCTGA
- a CDS encoding sigma-70 family RNA polymerase sigma factor: MAYEIVERGPMVSGTNPLAREKNAPRVVVEDPDRELIVAWQAGDESAFEELIRRHESRVYRLLYRMMGNKEDAEDLTQETFLSLHRHGHRFRAEARFSTFVYRVAANAALNRRRSYGRGRARIDKLKTRHDAGDDLPSAPRNPEDATLGTELSGHVRDALENLSPSLRMPVILYDIEGLAYGEIAKVLGIAEGTVKSRIHRARQALREELKGLLGNDPQAEGL; the protein is encoded by the coding sequence ATGGCATACGAAATCGTCGAGAGAGGTCCGATGGTGAGTGGTACGAACCCGCTGGCGCGTGAGAAGAACGCGCCCCGCGTGGTCGTCGAGGATCCCGATCGGGAGCTCATCGTCGCATGGCAGGCGGGCGACGAGTCCGCGTTCGAGGAGCTGATCCGGCGTCACGAATCGCGCGTCTATCGCCTTCTCTACCGCATGATGGGGAACAAGGAAGACGCCGAGGACCTGACCCAGGAGACCTTCCTGAGTCTCCACCGCCACGGCCACCGCTTCCGAGCGGAGGCGCGTTTTTCGACCTTCGTCTACCGCGTCGCCGCGAACGCCGCGCTCAACCGTCGCCGTTCCTACGGCCGCGGGCGCGCCCGGATCGACAAGCTGAAGACGCGGCATGACGCCGGCGACGACCTGCCGAGCGCGCCGCGCAATCCCGAGGACGCCACGCTCGGGACCGAGCTCTCCGGTCACGTGCGGGACGCGCTCGAGAACCTCTCGCCTTCCCTGCGGATGCCCGTGATCCTCTACGACATCGAGGGCCTCGCCTACGGCGAGATCGCCAAGGTGCTCGGCATCGCCGAGGGCACCGTCAAATCCCGAATCCACCGCGCACGCCAGGCGCTGCGCGAAGAACTGAAGGGCTTGCTGGGCAACGATCCGCAGGCCGAGGGTCTCTAG
- a CDS encoding anti-sigma factor gives MNHADVKKSLADYLEGDLSLEDRALVDAHLDGCEECAVEVAELEQTILILRSMPEPETPPMIAANVMRRIRAGETEPGFFERIRRGVTSVLEPSFMLPASAVAAAALVVVAIQDPGRFGLDDLRTPAAEGVGEPVVALEARTPIPMTVMSTARGTADSATAAARARTRDQVQLFRGAAPAERSGHLFAGAAPPPAFVLDATPRTVTRGTIDVRNQAVPVAAPIPPGMMPLRGDAGTDRAFDAVHTGATAVGEDPRDAWIALGLDRPADFARFLAGKTLAEQELWVERLADRAESRGLLDELVQALEAAPTEVAALLAADFVAEAGQLRAEAR, from the coding sequence GTGAATCACGCGGACGTGAAGAAGAGCCTGGCCGACTACCTGGAAGGGGACCTCTCCCTCGAAGATCGCGCCCTCGTCGATGCCCACCTGGACGGTTGCGAGGAATGCGCCGTCGAGGTCGCCGAGCTCGAGCAGACGATCCTGATCCTGCGGTCGATGCCAGAGCCCGAGACGCCGCCCATGATCGCCGCGAACGTGATGCGACGGATCCGCGCGGGTGAGACGGAGCCCGGCTTCTTCGAGCGGATTCGGCGCGGCGTGACGAGCGTCCTCGAGCCGAGCTTCATGCTTCCGGCCTCCGCGGTCGCTGCGGCGGCGTTGGTCGTCGTGGCGATCCAGGACCCCGGGCGCTTCGGCCTCGATGATCTTCGGACGCCCGCCGCCGAAGGCGTCGGCGAGCCGGTCGTGGCGCTCGAGGCCCGCACGCCGATTCCGATGACGGTGATGTCGACTGCGCGGGGGACCGCCGATTCAGCGACCGCTGCGGCCCGCGCGCGGACGCGCGATCAGGTGCAGCTCTTTCGGGGGGCCGCGCCCGCCGAGCGAAGCGGGCACCTCTTCGCCGGGGCCGCGCCGCCGCCGGCCTTCGTCCTCGACGCGACGCCCCGAACCGTGACGCGCGGCACGATCGACGTCCGCAATCAGGCGGTGCCCGTCGCGGCGCCGATTCCGCCGGGCATGATGCCGCTGCGCGGTGACGCGGGCACGGATCGCGCCTTCGATGCGGTCCACACCGGCGCAACCGCCGTCGGTGAGGATCCGCGGGACGCTTGGATCGCCCTCGGCCTCGACCGCCCCGCTGATTTCGCGCGCTTCCTCGCGGGCAAGACCCTGGCGGAGCAGGAGCTCTGGGTCGAGCGGCTCGCCGATCGTGCGGAGTCCCGTGGACTGCTCGACGAGCTGGTCCAGGCGCTCGAGGCCGCGCCGACCGAGGTCGCCGCGCTGCTGGCCGCGGACTTCGTGGCCGAGGCTGGTCAGCTCCGCGCCGAAGCACGTTAG
- a CDS encoding HAMP domain-containing histidine kinase, producing MSTAAAPFPASPQLDPASRALLEGLGALHAVVVAVDAMGRTVFTHDPEGRLGEPPPVTFADADDAPALVRAIADCLADETAAADTPGLRSFDVASDPPLRVVLVDAADPEAPLETLARKNEELETCLRSVSHDLRSPLVSVLGFTRLLRDEFGEPIGRTGQHFVDRIEQAGRHMERLLHDLLALTRMEDTPNMSVHVNPAAVLEQLAAERKLELDAARIALVVPAEAPVVVCDRTRLYQLFSNLVGNAIRFVPRDGTGRIEVRVEAMDDGWQLDVEDNGPGIAPEDRARIFEPFRTARHPRQSIEGRKSSGLGLAIVRKIVDAHGGRIHVEDAPSGGARFRVWLPRPDGGRDETT from the coding sequence ATGTCGACCGCCGCCGCTCCATTCCCTGCGAGCCCGCAGCTCGACCCGGCCTCGCGCGCGCTCCTCGAGGGCCTCGGCGCGCTGCACGCCGTGGTCGTGGCCGTCGATGCGATGGGCCGAACCGTCTTCACTCACGATCCGGAAGGCCGACTCGGCGAGCCGCCGCCGGTGACGTTCGCAGACGCCGACGACGCGCCTGCCCTCGTTCGCGCGATCGCCGACTGCCTGGCCGACGAGACCGCGGCGGCCGACACCCCGGGACTCCGGTCTTTCGACGTCGCGAGCGATCCGCCGCTGCGCGTCGTGCTCGTCGACGCCGCGGACCCGGAAGCCCCGCTCGAGACCCTGGCGCGCAAGAACGAGGAGCTCGAGACCTGCCTGCGCAGCGTGTCCCACGACCTGCGCTCGCCGCTCGTCTCGGTGCTCGGCTTCACGCGTCTGCTGCGCGACGAGTTCGGCGAACCGATCGGGCGGACGGGGCAGCACTTCGTCGACCGGATCGAGCAGGCGGGCCGACACATGGAGCGCCTCCTCCACGACCTCCTCGCACTCACGCGGATGGAGGACACGCCCAACATGTCGGTGCACGTGAACCCGGCCGCCGTGCTCGAGCAGCTCGCCGCCGAGCGAAAGCTCGAGCTCGACGCCGCGCGCATCGCGCTCGTCGTTCCGGCCGAGGCCCCGGTCGTCGTCTGCGATCGGACGCGCCTCTATCAGCTCTTCTCGAATCTCGTGGGCAACGCGATCCGCTTCGTCCCGCGCGACGGCACCGGCCGGATCGAGGTCCGCGTGGAGGCCATGGACGACGGCTGGCAGCTCGACGTCGAGGACAACGGCCCCGGAATCGCCCCGGAAGACCGCGCGCGGATCTTCGAGCCCTTCCGGACCGCGCGCCATCCTCGTCAATCGATCGAGGGCCGGAAGTCGAGCGGTCTCGGCCTCGCGATCGTGCGCAAGATCGTCGACGCCCACGGCGGCCGGATCCACGTCGAGGACGCTCCGAGCGGTGGGGCCCGGTTCCGGGTCTGGCTCCCGCGCCCCGACGGCGGTCGGGACGAAACCACGTAG
- a CDS encoding lysophospholipase — protein MRDQILRKETQVVLSDQGERYRRSWLPPEPSRVMILVHGYAEHAGRYDEMAMHFAERGFAVHAYDQAGHGRTAGPRGHVDRFDRLPEEAARFVELVAVDHPGLPITLVGHSMGGLVVATACAEHHPAVDRVILSGALLALGAGGLRQTLSLMAARVLSVVAPKIGLAAGLDLQGLSRDPEVIRRYVEDPYVKDRMTARFAAGMNATIDRTRAGASRVERPMLILHGGLDPLAAPSGSQAFHAGLSPQVASESELKVYPELRHEIFNEPEREAVWQDMLDWLDR, from the coding sequence GTGCGCGACCAGATCCTTCGAAAAGAGACCCAGGTCGTCCTCTCCGATCAGGGCGAGCGGTATCGCCGGAGCTGGCTCCCGCCGGAGCCCTCCCGCGTGATGATCCTCGTCCATGGCTATGCGGAGCACGCCGGGCGCTACGACGAGATGGCGATGCACTTCGCCGAGCGCGGCTTCGCCGTCCACGCCTACGACCAGGCGGGCCATGGGCGGACCGCCGGGCCCCGGGGACACGTCGATCGCTTCGACCGCCTGCCGGAGGAGGCGGCGCGCTTCGTCGAGCTGGTCGCCGTCGATCATCCGGGGCTGCCCATCACCCTCGTCGGCCACAGCATGGGCGGGCTCGTCGTCGCGACGGCCTGCGCCGAGCACCATCCCGCGGTCGATCGCGTCATCCTCTCGGGCGCGCTCCTGGCGCTGGGGGCGGGCGGGCTCCGGCAGACGCTCAGCCTGATGGCCGCGCGGGTCCTCTCGGTGGTGGCCCCGAAGATCGGTCTGGCCGCCGGTCTCGATCTCCAGGGACTCTCTCGCGATCCGGAAGTCATCCGGCGCTACGTCGAGGATCCCTACGTGAAGGACCGCATGACGGCGCGCTTCGCCGCCGGGATGAACGCCACGATCGACCGCACCCGGGCCGGGGCGAGTCGCGTCGAGCGACCGATGCTGATCCTCCATGGCGGGCTCGACCCGCTGGCCGCGCCGTCCGGCAGTCAGGCCTTCCATGCCGGTCTCTCGCCGCAGGTGGCGAGCGAGAGCGAGCTCAAGGTCTATCCCGAGCTGCGCCACGAGATCTTCAACGAGCCCGAGCGCGAGGCGGTCTGGCAGGACATGCTCGACTGGCTCGATCGCTGA